GCTATGAAggagtaatgaaataattttacggttaggggtcaccacaacatgagaaactgtattaaagtgtcgcagcattaggaaggttgaggaccactgctctaaggtATGGTTAATACAGAATAAAATTCCCTGTGTCAAAGTTATAGGTAATTCTTTATATTCTCTCATCACTTGCAAGGGTTAACCCTCCATATTTTCTTTTAGTCACATTGGGAAATACAATAGCCAGTGCCAGGCTTAGAAGTGAAGCATAGGAGAAGAAAACCCAAGCCAGAGTACATGTTCCTTTCAGCTACTCATGAAGTTCTTCCCGCCCTTGGGCTGCTAAAGTCGGCTTGTCACTAAGCCATCAGCCCATCTGTTCCATATAAAATGTCTCCTTCTTTGTGAAAAGGAGAGCGAGTCGATTTGGATGATTTCAAGAGGAAGGAACTTGTAAGTTTAGAATTTGGTGGGCTCCTTAATGTGCAATGTGCTTGGTTGACAGCAAGTTGAGATTGCATTTGAATTTGAATAAGTGATTACAGGCATTGAGCCCTCAGTCCCACTAACACTCACTCTTACACACGTTCCTCCCTGAAATGCATCAGTGGGACAGGGCCAGACTTCAAGCTGCAGATACAAGAGGTTCTCAGGAAGCAGTGCTGATGTATGAAAAGAATGTTCTTCTTGATTTTCCTgtaatacccagcaaaactccTGATGGAACATGTTATCCTGTTTAAGTAATTTCAGCATTCTCTGGATGCTTTCCAACTCTACTGGATATCAAAATCTCTGGAACTAGATTAACAGGAAGAATCTAAACAAGCTGATCCTGTAGTACCAGCCTAGAGCAGAGGTGCACGAAGCTTCTGGAAGAAAGTTACATACCTTTTCAATTtggctttccttttttaaacacaGGTATCCTAATATGTAGATTAGCCTAAAACTTGTTCTAtagtcaaagatgaccttaaGCTCCTGATCTACCTCCTGGTGGTACAGGGGTGTACCACACCAGGCTAGATTTTCAAACCAACTCTACAAGGAAGGCGGGATGtttgtatgtgttatgtgtgatgtgcctgtgtgtgtggtatgtgcggtgtggtgtgtgtgtgtgtgtgtgtgtgtgtgtgtgtgtgtgcataaagtAGCTTTCCTAAATTTTTAGTAAATGATAGTGCCAGGTCTCACACCCAGTTAATTCATCCAGCAATCATGCTAGATGGCAAAAAAATATATAGGTTCAAAATATAAAGGTGAACACAAGTATAGATTATTCAGGAAGCTAAATCATTTGGAATATTGGTGTATTTAGGAATGGTAGGATAGGTTGGAAGAAATGATGAATTGGACCTGCCAGCCATTTTAAGAAGTCTAGCCTTTACTCTGGAGACAATGGGAAAGTCCTGAAAGTCTTGGAGGAGGGCAATAGTGTTCCACCTGCTCACTAGAAAGGCATCAGCCTCCTATAAGAGGGAGCAAGACCAAATAGAAACTGTTTAAAGTAACAGCCGAGGGAGTAGTTCCTTGTGTTCATGATAAAAAGAGAGCAAATATTAAgtaggttttaaaaaaatgttgctcATAAGGACCACATAAGTGACCACAATGTCCCAGTCAACTCTAGGAGTCACATTTCCTCTGCAGCAAGCAGCTGGAGGAAGGAGCAAGGGAAcacctgagcatctctccagccacaaggACTCTGATAAGCATCTGTAATGCTCTTCTTTCAGCCGAGGTCCCCATGGGCGGAGCAATGGAGCATCATCCCACAAGTCTGGCAGCAGCCCACCATCCCCAAGGGAAAAGGATCTTGTGTCTATTCTGTGCAGGAATCCATTGAGTCCCAGTAACATCCACCCTAGCTACGCCCCTTCTTCTCCAAGTAGCAGCAACTCCGGCTCCTACAAAGGAAGTGACTGTAGTCCAGTTATGAGGTGAGTCCCATTGGCCACTGAACGGACGCTTTTTAATTTGTCCAGTTTGGAACTTTTCTGAAGATgggaaaaattatatataactctTGATTCCCTACTTTTATCTGTAATAAGacacttctcttctttctcacaGTTAGCTAATCCTTTCAGGGCTGATGCAGAAAGACACAAACCACAAGCTGAAACAACACTGGACCTTCCAATTAGGGAGGGGAAACGGCACAGTAGCTGGGAGCTATTCTCATTTCCTGGGCACAGGGAGGAGTTGTGCTTGTGTTCACTCGTTCATTAAATGAGTAGCAGGGTCTGTGCTCAACACCAAGAACAGAGAGGCGAATGAAAGTGACCCTAGGCTCTGCCCAAAGAAGAAGGATTCtaatacaaaaacaaatttagATTATTCTGCAACTATCTGTTGCTATATGAATATGTAAGAGGTGGGGCAGTGGAACAGGGCAATCAGAGAGGCCACACTACCAAAATAAAACTTGACGTGATATCTAAACAGTGAGTGGGGGCGTTAATAGTTGGTGGAAAGaggtgggcaggaggaggaaggggtggcgtatccagaggggatggagaagaggagggcttggagggttgggaactgaacatgggcCATATTGAGCAGAGTGTAGGCACAGGGGCAAGCAGCATGGGAGCTTGGACTGAGTCCAGAGTTAGAGGAGAGCCTGGCAGCCCTCCACAGCCCTATTCCTCCCCAGCATCCCTATTCTCATTAGTCAGCTCTCGTACAGCCTAGATGCCCAGGCTTAGCCAGGCCTGAGGAGGGCCAAGATTCCAGCTGGACTGTGTTTGCAGAACACTGAGTGCTTCTCCACAAAGCACACTGGTAAGAGTGGAGTGGCCTTGTTCCCTCTGAACACGGAACTTTCCATTCCCACCACATCAGCACATTCACACTGCTACTGACTTCAGAACAATTTGAATTCAAGTAATAATAAGCAAGATCTTCAGGCAGGGGCAAATTGTGAGGAAAGTTAGGTCATCTTGTCTCACTCTTCCCTCCtggtccccccacctccccaccccactaaTGTTACTAGCCGTTAATCTGAACTGATAGCCAAGGCCCTAGATAACAAGCATGCACTATTTCATATGAAATCAATCCTAAGCCTTTGAAACCCTTCTTGTGCTGCCCCATCcttccacaaacacacatatacctcAGTCTTCCATATAACCAACAGCCCTAGGGCAGGCTGGTGTGTCATAGTTCATCTTCCGACACAGTTATCTGCTCTGTGACTCACAACTCCAACACTCTGATGCTATTCCACTCTGTCAGTTCTTGTCTGTTCGAACTGTTAGAGCAGAGTGCCAGAGACCAGGTGACTCCAAACACAAAGACAAGTGAGGTGTTCATTCAATTCTGGGGGTTGAGTCCGAAATGATGAAAAAACAGTCAAGTTCCGGGGAAGGCTCACTTAAGTGTTGGAGACTCCTCTTTCTTGAATCTTCACAAAGAAGAAAGTGATCTAGGGAGCTCTCTAGAGTTCTTTTCACTTGTCTTGGCACATATTATTAATGGTGTGAAATAACGTTTTCATCAAGACttttatacatgcatatcatACACTCAGATCATATTTACTCTTCGTTTCTTTCATCTTCCCAGTAGTTAGCATCTCTGATAAGGGCATTAATCCCATCACAGAGGCTCTATGCTCATTATGTCTTAATTACCTCCCAATTTGAAAGGGGTGTGTGTAAACATCCAATATATTACCATCCTTTTCTttccaaagaaaaggaaacagggaAAAGAGGATTAACATCTTATTACTCTGCTTGAACTATTTCAGGAGGTCTGGAAGATATATGTCTTGTGGAGAAAATCACGGTGTCAAACCCCCAAATCCAGAACAATATTTGACTCCTCTACAGCAGAAGGAGGTCACCGTGAGGCACCTGAGGACCAAGCTGAAGGAGTCTGAGCGCCGACTTCATGAGAGGTAAATCTGGATTGTCTACCCCTCAAGGCTTAGCACAGTCCCATCTTTTCAGAAAGTGACATAggagccaagactacacagaagaatgaaaaagaaaacagttctaTTAACATTTTCAGTCTTCAGATTCATTTCATGATTGTTTGTGCCCCGGTTTTTTTGCAGAAGCTGGTAGGTTAGAGGATACCCTATCTCCTGGGTGTGCTCAGCTTCCCCATGAAGAATTGGGTGTGTACATGACTATTTTTAAATGGCAGAAACACTTGCAGGAACAATCTTCTACTTCCAGTAGAACAGGTCACATTGGCCCCATCAAGCCCCGATAATCTCTGGAGAGAGTGGATAGTTGTGTGTGCTGAGACTCCTGCCAGCTATTTCCATGCTGAAGGAAGTGCTTCGTTATTCTTGGACTGTCGTTAAggcttaagggggaaaaaaagcaacaaaaacaaaaaccagcctgTGTGTAGATCTTatcacatcagaaaaaaaaaaaaaaactgttgacaTGTTGGGAGCGAGCCATATTTTCTGCTTCATAGTTTCCTCTTGgaatttcttgagacaaggtgaCTGCCAGACGTACTAGCTGTAACTAGGGAGCTAGGTCCTTAGTGAAGTAGCATTTGCATTCTCTGGGAACTGACCTGCTCTGTTCTCCTCCTCTGCTGCCACAGGATATAATGAAGAACCAGTGAGCTTGACTGGTAAAGCATAGACAGACAGTACAGGCAGCGAGTTTTCATCTTCCTTTTTAGTTTGATTCTTTACCTGATTGAAAGGGACTTGAGAGCCAAGCTCACCTCCAGGTAGACTACTGTGATTTATGAAAAATCCAGGGGGATCTTTGAACTCTTGTAAGAGAAGGCATAGAAAAGCAGGAAAACTTGGTAAAATAGCTCTTAGATACATGAAGATACGGACTGCTTGGTCTTGGTATTCACACCATGAGGATATACATTTGCACTGACTTTGAAGAAATTCTTTGTAAGAATTTCTTGGAAAAGGTTTTAAAATAGGTTATTATGAATGGTAGGGCATCTCAGAGAGTCACCTCAGTGTATAACAGGTTAACTATGCTCTTTTCTGAGGCAGGACAGACTATGCAACTTTTACAAAGCTCTTCTTGAACATATAGCATTTTATGATTTCAAACAAGTATCACTGGACTGTAAGGACAGTTACACAAGGCTATGATTGATCATCTCAGCTTTTCTTTAATCCATAATTAACGGTGATGTGGACTTTTCTTCTACAGCTGTTCATGTACATTACGAAAGAGAAAGCTACAGAGTTAGAAGTGGGCTAAGAAACAAATAGTAAAACATCAAATACTGAGTTTTGAGTAGAGGATAATACTAGTAAAGTACTTGGTCCAATCCCTGCTCCACAGTAAGTATTCAAATAGGAAACAATGGCAGCTATTTTGATGCTGATTCTGGTTACTATTATTAGCTGAGCTGTTTTATAATTACAGGGGGAGGTTCCATGGCTAAtacttgccaaaaaaaaaaaaaaaaatcctgaaacagAAACTGCTTTAACGCCTGTATTTCGTGTGGAAGAGCATGGACTTTGGGCTGGTGTCAGTCATGAGCTGTCTATTTCAAGGTTACCTTTGCTTGTAACATTGCCTGCCTTTCCTCTAGGGAGTCTGAGATCGTGGAGCTCAAGTCTCAGCTGACACGGATGAGGGAAGACTGGATTGAAGAAGAGTGCCACAGAGTGGAGGCCCAGTTGGCACTCAAGGAAGCCAGGAAGGAGATTAAACAGCTCAAACAGGTCATTGAGACCATGAGGAACAACTTGGCTGATAAAGACAAAGGCATTCAGAAGTACTTCGTGGACATAAACATCCAAAACAAGAAGTTAGAGTCCCTACTCCAAAGCATGGAGATGGCACACAATAGCTCCCTGAGGGATGAACTGTGCCTAGACTTTTCCTGTGATTCCCCAGAGAAAAGCTTACCCCCGAGCACTGCATTTGGCAAGATGGCAGATGGGTTATCTCTGGAGGAACAGGTTACAGAGGAAGGTGCTGACAGCGAGCTTCTGTTGGGAGACAGCATGGCCGAGGGCACAGATATGTTAGATGAGATGGTGACCGCCACCGCCACAGAATCTGATGACCTGGAGTTTGTTCATTCTACCCCAGGGCCACAAGCCCTCAAGGCTCTCCCCTTGGTGAGCCAGGAAGAGGTCAGTCTGGTGGTGGAGCAAGCCGTGCAGACCGACGTGGTGCCCTTCAGCCCTGCCATCTCAGAGCTCCTTCAGAGCGTGCTAAAGCTTCAGGACTCCTGTCCCACAAGCTCAGCATCCCCAGATGAATCTGGAGCTGACTCAATGGAAAGCTTCCCAGAATCCATCTCTGCCTTAATGGTTGATTTAACTCCAAGAAGTCCCAACTCAGCCATCCTTCTGTCTCCCGTGGAGATTCCATTCAGCAAGGCAGCTGTGGAAGCCGGTACAAATCGCCTCATGAGAGAGCTAGATTTTGCAGCCTACACAGAAGAAAGGTTGGACAGCATCCTCTCGCTGTCTCAGGGAGGCGTCGTGAGGCAGTACTGGAGCAGCAGTTTCTTGGTGGATCTACTGGCCGTGGCTGCCCCTGTGGTGCCCACTGTTCTGTGGGCATTCAGTACTCAGAGAGGGGGTACAGACCCTGTCTACAATATCGGAGCCTTGCTCCGGGGCTGCTGTGTGGTGGCCCTACACTCCCTACGCCGCACAGCTTTCCACATCAAAACCTAATTAGTCGTTACTGTGTGCCAATGTGTCCGTGTGGTGTTATGCCAGGTAGAGCAACAGCAGGTGGGTCAGTGGAAGTCTCTATTCTGTCGTTTTGCTCCTCGCTGTTTGATTTGCACTATAGTCAGTTGAAGCCCGGTCACTGTCGGAAAACCAGAGGTAATCTTCCAAGGCATGGAAACCTAGTTCTGGTAGCTGTCCCCACCAGAGTGGTGTAGAAAGCATGCTTATGCCCCTGCCGTGTCGTCTGAGGTGCCCGTTCTCATACTCATGGTTCAGGAAGAGAAAATGCAGTTCGCACTTTCACCACAGCCTTCCCCAAGGCTGGCATGTTATCTCCTTGCTTCGCTTTGTGCCGTTTCAAAGTGTGTAATTGTTCCAGCATTCCAATGGTCTTGTGCATAGCAGGGGACtgtaaccaaaaataaaaatgtatttgtgtaaCTGGTTCAAAGAACACTTGAATAGCTCTTTATTGTCTTTCTTGAGGTTGATAAGGTTTgagtgtttggatttttttttttttaactaaatgtaGCTCCAAAGTCTTAAAAGGCTCATTAGCTCTTAAACCTGTCAGTGGATGGAACTGTGTAAATTTACAATGTTACAATGTACTAActtattttttgcttattatatatagtgtttTATTGGAAATTGTTTGTATCCACACACTTcagcatgaaaataaaaattagtgtTTCCATTTAAGTCTTTATGCCTCCTATAATTGTGAGTTTACCACTTTACAAGGCCAAATAAGTAGATCATTCTCTATTAACAATATTCTGTAAAATGTAACTAAtcagagaaatgagaaaggaaaaatggttATTAAAGAAAGGtgaagggctagaaagatggcccagtggttaagagcagaaCTTAACTATTCTCATGGAAAACctgaattctgttcccagcacccatgtggctcaCAACACCTTCTTACCAAACACTAGTATACACTCAAAAAatacctttcctctcctctctctctctcacacacacacacttaaaaataaaaaaaaaatctttaaaaaggaaggtaAATATGTCCTACCATAAAAAGCattatttctaaaataagaaTAGCTCTGGTTATCTTAAATAAGCCATGCACTTGCTTACACACATAGTCA
This genomic interval from Peromyscus eremicus chromosome 20, PerEre_H2_v1, whole genome shotgun sequence contains the following:
- the Sybu gene encoding syntabulin; translated protein: MNTVSCAFSCWPGGKHTVFGSSGMLALGGCSACSSGEAGTWEARLPLLGSLPSLFSLSLSLSCCFSGSEADFSSSSSTGSISAPEVHMSTAGNKRASFSRNRGPHGRSNGASSHKSGSSPPSPREKDLVSILCRNPLSPSNIHPSYAPSSPSSSNSGSYKGSDCSPVMRRSGRYMSCGENHGVKPPNPEQYLTPLQQKEVTVRHLRTKLKESERRLHERESEIVELKSQLTRMREDWIEEECHRVEAQLALKEARKEIKQLKQVIETMRNNLADKDKGIQKYFVDINIQNKKLESLLQSMEMAHNSSLRDELCLDFSCDSPEKSLPPSTAFGKMADGLSLEEQVTEEGADSELLLGDSMAEGTDMLDEMVTATATESDDLEFVHSTPGPQALKALPLVSQEEVSLVVEQAVQTDVVPFSPAISELLQSVLKLQDSCPTSSASPDESGADSMESFPESISALMVDLTPRSPNSAILLSPVEIPFSKAAVEAGTNRLMRELDFAAYTEERLDSILSLSQGGVVRQYWSSSFLVDLLAVAAPVVPTVLWAFSTQRGGTDPVYNIGALLRGCCVVALHSLRRTAFHIKT